One window of Sphingobacteriales bacterium genomic DNA carries:
- a CDS encoding nucleotidyltransferase domain-containing protein, translating into MQPSINIENIKTYLKTQPVRKAWLFGSYASGTADDNSDIDILVELDHSQPIGLKFVSMWLDLKEVTKKDVDLLAVGGVSPYIQPYIDKQKVLIYER; encoded by the coding sequence ATGCAACCTTCTATAAATATTGAAAATATAAAAACCTATTTAAAGACCCAACCTGTTAGAAAGGCCTGGCTTTTTGGTTCTTATGCCTCAGGAACAGCAGATGATAACAGCGATATTGACATATTGGTGGAACTTGATCATAGCCAACCCATAGGACTAAAGTTTGTAAGTATGTGGCTGGATTTGAAGGAAGTAACAAAAAAAGACGTTGATTTGTTGGCAGTAGGCGGTGTTTCTCCTTATATACAGCCCTACATTGATAAGCAAAAAGTATTGATTTATGAAAGATAA
- a CDS encoding DUF86 domain-containing protein produces MKDNKLGDKARLQHIFQSIKEINKYTERTDFEMFEQNSMLHNACIRQLEIIGEAANRLSQTLRENYATLSWTQIIGLRNLLIHEYFEVKLEIIWEIIQYDLPPLQIEIETILKDLTEDV; encoded by the coding sequence ATGAAAGATAATAAGTTGGGAGATAAAGCAAGGTTACAGCATATCTTCCAATCTATAAAAGAGATTAACAAATATACTGAAAGAACTGATTTTGAGATGTTTGAGCAAAACTCTATGTTGCATAATGCTTGCATTCGTCAATTAGAAATTATTGGAGAGGCTGCTAACAGATTAAGTCAAACTTTAAGAGAGAATTACGCAACATTGAGTTGGACACAAATTATTGGACTGAGAAATTTGCTAATTCACGAATATTTTGAAGTTAAACTGGAGATTATTTGGGAGATAATTCAATATGATTTACCCCCCTTGCAAATTGAGATTGAAACAATTTTAAAGGACCTGACAGAAGACGTTTAA
- the cas10 gene encoding type III-B CRISPR-associated protein Cas10/Cmr2, with protein MPHYLFLFSIGPVQSFIAQARKTQDLYAGSRILSLLAKAGLIAANPKEMIFPGNINAISIPNRFLCIIETNDPKEFGGNVERAVRNEWNRIADTVLSTNVKGIKEQIDGHLDLNWAFQDIRPDYSDYKEQYDKIERFLGAVKNARSFTQFEYQGQIGEKGRKCILDGERNVKFYRLSENETETNVLHRKLYVDSAEVKIFGNADENVITYLKLQAGEGLSAVSMAKRLFKETTRPKEFESTADIAIMHTIEEVKKYPEGVKLLDAFKSIGEKMNAQLYYEENHTTQYYNKQGINTGCLSVLREKQKELKKFAKSKGLELTKYYAIIDFDGDNMGKWLSGTFIDNPETNLKDFHKKLSERLAEFAKEAKIIVDKYGQTVYAGGDDFLGFVNLNYLFLALKELRNKFTEIVNNSLKTLGYLNSELSFSAGVCIAHYKEPLGIVLDKASAAQKTAKNKDKGNRNAFCIVASKHSGENHETFFKWGTSCINVENLERVKDELIKPKRFSNTFIKSLGIEFSRLAEEAKLLPNKDLLTEEVSRLLKRSFMGKKEDKEKESKDFAEVIMSIYDQSKSYTNFITALDISDFIHRLLSSDEEKAVEELQPQTI; from the coding sequence ATGCCACACTACCTATTCCTTTTCTCTATCGGCCCAGTACAATCGTTTATAGCTCAAGCCCGAAAAACACAGGATTTGTATGCTGGAAGTAGAATATTAAGCCTATTAGCAAAAGCAGGGCTTATTGCTGCAAATCCCAAAGAAATGATATTTCCAGGCAACATAAATGCAATTTCAATTCCTAACCGTTTTTTATGCATTATTGAAACAAATGATCCGAAAGAATTTGGGGGAAATGTGGAAAGAGCAGTAAGGAATGAGTGGAATAGAATTGCTGATACTGTATTAAGTACTAATGTTAAAGGAATAAAAGAACAGATAGATGGACATCTTGACCTAAACTGGGCTTTTCAAGATATAAGGCCCGATTATTCGGATTATAAGGAACAATATGATAAAATTGAACGCTTTTTGGGAGCAGTTAAAAATGCTCGTTCATTTACTCAATTTGAATATCAGGGCCAAATTGGAGAAAAAGGTCGGAAATGTATTCTTGACGGTGAGAGAAATGTGAAGTTTTACAGGCTAAGTGAAAATGAAACAGAAACTAATGTTTTGCATAGAAAGCTGTATGTTGATAGTGCCGAAGTTAAAATATTTGGAAATGCAGATGAAAACGTAATAACTTATTTAAAATTACAAGCAGGAGAAGGGTTAAGTGCTGTAAGTATGGCTAAACGGCTGTTTAAGGAAACTACCAGACCTAAAGAATTTGAATCAACAGCAGATATTGCTATAATGCACACCATTGAAGAAGTTAAAAAATATCCAGAAGGTGTAAAACTACTAGATGCCTTCAAATCTATTGGTGAAAAAATGAATGCACAACTTTATTATGAAGAAAATCATACCACACAGTATTACAATAAGCAAGGCATAAATACCGGCTGTTTGTCGGTATTAAGAGAAAAACAAAAAGAACTCAAGAAATTTGCAAAATCAAAGGGTTTAGAGCTAACAAAGTACTATGCTATTATAGATTTTGACGGTGATAATATGGGGAAATGGTTAAGTGGAACTTTTATAGATAATCCTGAAACAAATCTCAAAGATTTTCACAAGAAATTATCTGAACGATTAGCAGAATTTGCAAAAGAAGCAAAAATAATAGTAGATAAATACGGGCAAACTGTTTATGCGGGAGGCGATGATTTTTTAGGTTTTGTTAATTTGAACTATTTATTTTTAGCTTTGAAAGAACTTCGAAATAAGTTTACAGAAATAGTTAACAATAGTCTCAAAACTTTGGGTTATCTTAATTCCGAACTCAGTTTTTCAGCAGGTGTATGTATTGCTCACTACAAAGAACCGCTCGGTATAGTACTTGATAAAGCATCAGCAGCACAAAAAACCGCCAAAAATAAAGACAAAGGCAATCGAAATGCCTTTTGCATTGTAGCCTCAAAACATTCAGGCGAAAACCATGAAACATTTTTTAAGTGGGGAACTAGCTGCATAAATGTAGAAAACTTGGAACGAGTTAAAGACGAGTTAATCAAACCCAAACGCTTTTCTAATACATTTATTAAATCACTTGGTATTGAATTTTCAAGGTTAGCAGAAGAGGCAAAGTTGTTACCTAACAAAGACTTGCTTACGGAAGAGGTTTCACGCCTTTTAAAAAGGTCATTCATGGGTAAAAAAGAGGATAAAGAAAAAGAAAGCAAAGACTTTGCTGAAGTAATTATGAGTATTTACGACCAATCTAAAAGCTATACTAACTTTATAACTGCTTTGGATATCTCTGATTTTATTCACCGTTTACTAAGCTCCGATGAAGAAAAAGCAGTAGAAGAATTGCAACCACAAACTATCTAA
- the cmr1 gene encoding type III-B CRISPR module RAMP protein Cmr1 has product MFLSGADGVTPELRAPSIKGALRFWWRAMNGHLSLEELKRQEGEIFGDTSKRSSILLYPINILTKQEDRISGTPHHRNGYCKTNRNNCFYRNGVCGKSKLQNALFYNFSMKVGFNINKITNEDIIRLVKTTFLLGGIGKRVRRGFGSVQITKIDNDVCFISKNEIENFLLTLNRIESNINYPYFKKVEIGKKHNDYNELLVAIGETTHAHADNHGSIGFAKGQERFASPIYVSVIRDENRNLYPIITTLNTAPKRPIENLGPQQNFINALKNN; this is encoded by the coding sequence ATGTTTTTAAGCGGAGCTGATGGTGTTACACCCGAACTGCGTGCTCCTTCTATTAAGGGGGCATTGCGGTTTTGGTGGAGGGCGATGAATGGGCATTTGAGTCTGGAGGAGTTAAAAAGACAAGAAGGGGAGATATTTGGAGATACAAGCAAACGGAGTTCAATCTTACTATATCCAATCAATATCCTTACTAAACAAGAAGATAGAATTTCAGGCACCCCTCATCATAGAAATGGTTATTGTAAAACTAATCGCAATAACTGTTTTTATAGAAATGGTGTGTGCGGAAAAAGTAAGTTGCAAAATGCGTTGTTTTACAACTTTAGCATGAAAGTGGGATTTAACATTAATAAAATTACAAACGAAGATATAATACGGCTTGTCAAAACCACTTTTTTATTGGGAGGTATTGGTAAAAGGGTACGAAGGGGATTTGGAAGTGTTCAAATTACTAAAATTGATAACGATGTTTGTTTCATTTCCAAAAATGAAATTGAGAATTTTTTATTAACGTTAAACCGAATAGAGAGTAATATAAACTATCCGTATTTCAAAAAAGTTGAAATTGGTAAGAAACACAATGATTACAACGAATTATTGGTTGCTATTGGAGAAACTACTCATGCACATGCAGATAACCATGGATCTATAGGCTTTGCAAAAGGGCAAGAACGATTTGCTTCACCTATTTATGTATCAGTTATTCGAGATGAAAATAGAAATTTGTATCCCATAATTACTACTTTGAATACAGCACCTAAAAGGCCTATTGAAAATTTAGGTCCACAGCAAAATTTTATTAATGCGCTAAAAAATAACTAA